The following are encoded together in the Humulus lupulus chromosome 5, drHumLupu1.1, whole genome shotgun sequence genome:
- the LOC133779317 gene encoding uncharacterized protein LOC133779317, producing the protein MVYLTRSIQYAVLNSLFRFHPMCKSLKLINLCFADDLLIFCKGTLPAVRSVKRVLDDFAITSGLIINSGKSHIFFGGVSMADRNRISQDINLAVGSFPLRYLGVPMRPSKWKHTDCEVFIQKFRLKIQNWASRHLSFAGRIQLINSVLLGLRNYWMYIFVLPQSVVKEVERLCRGFLWGVSGQRSKLHIPSWQKVCLPKAYGGLGFRDGSLWNRSMLAKYIWALSFKPDLLWVKWINSIYLKEKSFWNYDLKGDCSWYWRKLCHLKKYFSFAAISAAGMKGKFLSSKLYNSLLTQQKDEYFRTVWSRLILPKHRFMLWQVINSQLLTRDNLKRLHIPLISLLCPVCDGYQENHAHLFFECYLSSRLVHLIFNWLGFAAWPLDFKGWLVWLTRDRRGTKANIVTMVFAATIYSIWTNRNICYFEGYSSSVWNLVQDIKFTTKHSLYLVSNRFNTAQDQLYIHNLLCN; encoded by the coding sequence ATGGTGTATTTGACTAGAAGTATTCAATATGCAGTGCTTAATTCCCTTTTTCGTTTTCATCCGATGTGCAAGAGTTTAAAGCTCATTAATTTGTGTTTTGCGGATGACTTGCTTATTTTTTGCAAGGGAACTCTCCCAGCTGTTAGGAGTGTTAAGAGGGTGCTTGATGATTTTGCCATTACTTCTGGTTTGATCATTAATTCTGGTAAATCTCATATTTTTTTCGGAGGAGTCTCTATGGCGGATAGAAATAGAATTTCTCAAGATATTAACCTTGCAGTGGGTTCATTTCCCCTAAGATATCTTGGGGTTCCAATGAGGCCTTCTAAATGGAAACATACAGACTGTGAGGTGTTCATTCAGAAATTTAGATTGAAGATTCAGAACTGGGCTAGTAGACACCTCTCCTTTGCTGGCCGGATTCAACTTATTAACTCTGTTCTTCTCGGGCTTCGTAACTATTGGATGTATATCTTTGTTTTGCCCCAAAGTGTTGTCAAGGAAGTTGAAAGACTTTGTAGAGGGTTCCTTTGGGGAGTTTCTGGGCAGAGGAGTAAATTGCATATCCCTTCTTGGCAAAAAGTTTGCCTTCCCAAAGCTTATGGTGGCTTGGGGTTTAGAGATGGTTCCTTGTGGAACCGGTCTATGCTGGCTAAGTATATTTGGGCCTTATCTTTCAAGCCTGACTTATTGTGGGTTAAATGGATTAACTCCATTTATCTGAAAGAAAAGAGCTTTTGGAACTATGACTTAAAGGGGGATTGTAGCTGGTATTGGCGGAAATTGTGTCATCTGAAAAAGTACTTCAGTTTTGCTGCCATTTCAGCTGCTGGTATGAAGGGAAAGTTCTTGTCTTCGAAGCTGTATAATAGCCTCCTGACTCAGCAAAAAGATGAGTATTTTCGGACTGTTTGGAGCAGATTAATCCTTCCTAAACACAGGTTTATGCTGTGGCAAGTGATTAATTCTCAGTTACTAACAAGGGATAACCTTAAGAGGCTGCATATCCCTTTGATCTCTCTGTTGTGTCCGGTCTGTGATGGCTACCAGGAGAATCATGCTCATCTGTTTTTTGAGTGTTATCTTTCATCTCGGTTGGTTCATCTGATTTTTAACTGGTTGGGTTTTGCAGCTTGGCCTTTGGATTTTAAGGGCTGGCTGGTTTGGCTTACTAGAGATAGGAGAGGTACTAAGGCTAATATAGTAACCATGGTGTTTGCAGCAACCATTTATAGCATATGGACCAACAGAAACATATGTTACTTTGAAGGATACTCCTCCTCTGTTTGGAATCTGGTTCAGGATATTAAATTCACTACTAAACATAGTCTTTACTTAGTGTCTAACAGATTTAATACAGCTCAAGATCAATTGTATATTCATAATCTTCTTTGTAATTAA